A single Methylomonas sp. AM2-LC DNA region contains:
- a CDS encoding HD domain-containing phosphohydrolase, translating into MANNPILIVDDEPINLAKLRQILEPNYALVFAHNGAEALNAVAKHSPSLILLDIQMPDMDGYTVCRTLKANPTYDSIPIIFVTSLGEMGNEKEGFSAGCVDYLIKPVCPDIVQARVKTHLSLVRASQLEKSYRNAVFMLGKAGHYNDNDTGVHIWRMAAYSRALANYHGWSELDCELIEMAAAMHDTGKIGIPDAILRKPDKLDADEWQIMQSHTRIGYEILSQNDAPLFKMAADIALHHHEKWDGSGYPDGLAGKVIPESARIVAIADVFDALSMRRPYKEPWPMDKILAYMYEGSGQHFDPDLLEQFMTILPTIIEIKSEWADRDAEE; encoded by the coding sequence ATGGCAAACAATCCTATTTTGATAGTCGATGATGAACCCATTAATTTGGCTAAACTGCGCCAAATTCTCGAACCCAACTATGCTCTGGTATTTGCCCATAACGGGGCCGAGGCCCTCAATGCCGTTGCCAAGCATAGTCCCTCTCTGATATTGCTCGACATCCAAATGCCAGATATGGATGGCTATACAGTCTGCAGAACTTTAAAAGCTAACCCAACCTATGACAGCATACCGATTATTTTTGTTACCTCGTTAGGCGAGATGGGTAACGAAAAAGAGGGATTTTCCGCAGGGTGTGTCGATTATCTGATCAAACCAGTCTGCCCAGATATTGTGCAAGCGAGGGTCAAAACTCATTTATCGCTGGTTCGCGCCTCGCAATTAGAAAAGAGTTACCGAAATGCCGTTTTCATGTTAGGCAAAGCCGGTCATTACAATGATAACGATACGGGCGTCCATATTTGGCGTATGGCGGCCTATTCGCGGGCACTAGCCAACTATCATGGTTGGAGTGAGCTGGACTGCGAACTCATTGAAATGGCAGCGGCAATGCATGACACCGGCAAAATCGGTATACCTGACGCTATTTTACGCAAACCAGACAAACTGGATGCCGATGAATGGCAAATTATGCAAAGCCATACCCGAATCGGCTACGAGATTCTGTCCCAAAACGATGCGCCATTATTCAAAATGGCAGCCGATATTGCCTTGCATCATCACGAAAAATGGGATGGCAGCGGCTATCCCGATGGATTGGCGGGAAAAGTCATTCCGGAATCAGCTCGGATTGTGGCTATTGCCGATGTATTCGATGCTTTATCCATGCGCCGCCCCTATAAAGAACCATGGCCCATGGACAAAATCTTGGCTTATATGTATGAAGGGTCTGGTCAGCATTTCGATCCCGATTTGCTGGAACAATTTATGACTATTCTGCCAACCATTATCGAGATCAAGTCCGAATGGGCTGATCGAGATGCAGAAGAATGA
- a CDS encoding PAS domain-containing protein, whose amino-acid sequence MLEKSIGESSAILNSNFIAIVIVKDMHIVWANSVMHLIFDYEPDELVGHPIRKLFFDQDSYAAFDKDVYSAIQKNTIYSGILPLKRKDNTKGIYEFNFSRFVDDADKVVGVIADRTASHYSVQQLEVSELRYRSVVENQTEIISRFLPDGTFVFVNDVFCRLFGKSADELIGHRWHPVAYPEDIPIIEASLSKMTPDNPVVTIENRVFVANGEILWMQFFNRGFFDAAGTLMETQSVGRDITKLKNTQLNLRESEEALQRAQSVGRIGSFLMSNDTETFKITKETARLFDLEDNGVTTFAEWFSRVHPDDQCQVDTTWRAALQGSAYDMTYRIVVKDQIRWIRAIAELQFDGNGRLSKAVGTVQDISDLKQIESNLRESDERLELALSGSGLVLWDWNILERKVTAGNRWFEMLGYTNEELGNEEDEWMNLINPKDFDRFKQKISAHLKGETASFYSEHQLRHKSGHWVSVEAKGKVTRRDKDNTPLRMVGTILDITQLKRLNEEGMDLLKQIESLIREGSSRLPVYAAKDNSAESLTKRQRQIIGMIANGMTSVEIGKKLHLATPTIISHRRNLMAKLELHSTAEVTRFAIDHGLLTSKELS is encoded by the coding sequence ATGCTAGAAAAATCTATTGGCGAATCATCCGCAATCTTAAATAGCAACTTCATAGCCATCGTGATAGTCAAGGACATGCATATTGTATGGGCCAATTCAGTCATGCATTTGATCTTTGATTACGAGCCTGATGAATTGGTAGGACACCCTATCCGTAAGCTATTTTTCGATCAGGACAGCTACGCAGCGTTCGATAAGGACGTTTATTCAGCCATCCAGAAAAATACAATCTATTCTGGAATCCTTCCGTTGAAACGCAAGGATAATACTAAGGGAATATATGAATTCAATTTCTCACGCTTCGTGGATGACGCCGATAAGGTGGTGGGGGTAATCGCTGACAGAACTGCAAGCCATTATAGTGTTCAGCAACTAGAAGTAAGCGAATTACGCTATCGATCTGTCGTGGAAAACCAGACCGAGATCATCTCCCGGTTTTTGCCGGATGGCACCTTCGTGTTCGTCAATGATGTCTTTTGCCGACTATTCGGAAAATCAGCCGATGAACTGATAGGCCATCGTTGGCATCCAGTAGCCTATCCCGAGGATATTCCTATCATCGAGGCCAGTCTAAGCAAGATGACACCCGACAACCCAGTTGTGACTATTGAAAATAGGGTATTCGTGGCCAATGGCGAAATTCTTTGGATGCAATTCTTTAATCGGGGGTTCTTCGATGCCGCCGGAACCCTAATGGAAACTCAATCGGTCGGTCGCGATATTACCAAGCTAAAGAATACCCAATTAAACCTGCGTGAAAGTGAGGAAGCATTGCAACGTGCCCAGTCGGTAGGACGAATCGGCAGTTTCTTGATGAGTAATGATACTGAAACCTTCAAGATCACAAAAGAAACAGCCAGACTGTTTGATCTTGAAGATAACGGCGTAACAACATTCGCTGAATGGTTTTCACGTGTACACCCCGATGACCAATGCCAAGTCGATACTACATGGCGAGCTGCTTTGCAGGGTTCTGCGTATGACATGACCTACCGCATTGTGGTTAAAGACCAGATCCGCTGGATCCGGGCCATAGCTGAACTGCAGTTCGATGGTAATGGGCGACTGAGCAAAGCTGTCGGAACGGTGCAAGATATCTCCGACCTTAAGCAAATCGAGTCTAACCTTCGCGAAAGCGATGAACGACTTGAACTGGCATTGTCGGGATCGGGACTGGTCTTATGGGACTGGAACATTCTAGAACGTAAGGTAACGGCAGGCAATCGCTGGTTCGAAATGCTCGGTTATACGAACGAGGAACTGGGCAACGAAGAAGATGAATGGATGAATTTAATCAATCCCAAGGACTTTGATCGCTTCAAACAGAAAATTTCAGCTCATTTGAAGGGCGAAACCGCAAGCTTTTATAGCGAACACCAATTGCGGCACAAGTCTGGCCATTGGGTGTCTGTTGAAGCAAAAGGCAAGGTAACCCGTCGAGACAAAGACAACACGCCGTTGCGCATGGTAGGTACAATACTGGATATCACACAGCTCAAACGCCTGAATGAAGAAGGCATGGACTTGTTAAAGCAGATCGAGTCACTCATACGCGAGGGTTCATCACGCTTGCCAGTTTATGCAGCGAAAGATAATTCCGCCGAAAGCCTGACAAAACGCCAGCGACAAATTATTGGGATGATTGCTAACGGGATGACGTCGGTTGAAATCGGTAAGAAGCTGCACTTAGCCACACCAACCATCATCTCGCATCGGCGTAACCTGATGGCAAAGTTAGAACTTCATAGCACTGCTGAAGTCACGCGTTTCGCAATTGATCACGGTCTGCTTACAAGCAAAGAGCTCAGCTAA
- a CDS encoding PAS domain S-box protein, translating into MQPKITYRRITIFVIAVIIPVIATMLQLWLMHFIPHTTWLLLYPAVFISAWLGGVWGGIVASIFAALLGVYFFIPPFHSFQLSDPNYAYSIVLFIVMGVFFGLIFEKLKRSENALQKLAAIQIKSDQERLAMVLASSQAGLWEWSLADNRVTWSDTLRKLYGLDMTTPSSYDNWLATIYAEDQASVEQELLDAVNKGHEFSLEWRVANRPENQQQWLMSNGKPVRDKKDNILFYRGIVLDITQRRRQELAISNSEREFRLLADAMPQIVWIADTNGLNTFFNQQWVDYTGLSFEESFGHGWNIPFHPEDQQLAWEAWQKAVHSHAVYSRECRLRRFDGEYRWWLIRGVPIKNEEGQIGKWFGTCTDIHDLKLTQASLKKSENRYRQLFEANPLPLWIYDTETLAFLDVNVAAIANYGYSRNEFLAMTITDIDQQKVVDLEKKADDGASSMSNVQLDGKTVVCRQRRKDGGYFWAELTGHHLPLEESPAAIVLARDLTEQRQVEQKLQDSEARW; encoded by the coding sequence ATGCAGCCAAAAATCACTTATCGGCGAATTACAATATTCGTTATTGCCGTCATAATACCGGTTATTGCAACCATGCTGCAATTATGGTTGATGCACTTTATTCCCCACACAACTTGGTTGCTACTGTATCCAGCAGTGTTCATCAGCGCATGGCTGGGTGGAGTTTGGGGGGGCATCGTTGCCAGCATTTTCGCCGCTCTACTAGGCGTTTACTTTTTTATTCCCCCTTTCCACTCATTTCAGTTGTCTGACCCTAACTACGCTTATTCGATTGTTTTATTCATCGTGATGGGTGTATTTTTTGGGTTGATTTTCGAAAAACTCAAACGCAGTGAAAACGCCCTGCAAAAATTAGCTGCAATACAAATAAAATCAGACCAAGAACGCTTGGCTATGGTGTTGGCATCATCGCAAGCCGGTCTATGGGAATGGTCGTTGGCGGACAATCGGGTTACCTGGTCCGATACACTACGCAAGTTGTATGGGCTAGATATGACCACACCGTCCAGCTACGACAATTGGCTAGCCACTATCTACGCAGAGGATCAGGCCTCTGTGGAGCAAGAATTGTTGGATGCAGTCAATAAAGGCCATGAATTTAGCCTGGAATGGCGAGTCGCTAATCGACCCGAAAACCAGCAACAATGGTTAATGTCCAATGGCAAACCGGTGCGCGATAAAAAGGACAACATCCTTTTCTATCGCGGCATCGTCCTGGATATTACCCAGCGCCGCCGTCAAGAGCTAGCCATTAGCAACAGCGAACGAGAGTTCCGCTTGCTGGCCGATGCAATGCCGCAAATTGTCTGGATCGCCGATACCAATGGCTTAAATACTTTTTTCAACCAACAATGGGTCGATTATACCGGTTTGTCATTTGAGGAAAGTTTTGGTCATGGTTGGAATATTCCGTTTCACCCCGAGGATCAGCAATTGGCATGGGAGGCTTGGCAAAAGGCTGTACATAGTCATGCCGTCTATTCGCGTGAATGCCGTTTGCGCCGATTTGACGGTGAGTATCGCTGGTGGTTAATTCGCGGCGTGCCCATTAAGAATGAAGAGGGTCAGATAGGAAAATGGTTTGGTACCTGCACTGATATTCACGACCTCAAGTTGACACAGGCAAGCTTAAAAAAATCTGAAAACCGTTATCGGCAGTTGTTTGAGGCCAATCCTCTGCCGTTGTGGATTTATGACACTGAAACTCTGGCTTTCTTGGATGTTAACGTGGCGGCCATTGCCAACTATGGATACAGCCGGAATGAGTTTTTGGCGATGACCATCACAGATATTGATCAGCAAAAAGTAGTCGATTTAGAGAAAAAGGCTGATGACGGCGCATCCTCAATGTCTAACGTGCAATTGGATGGCAAAACCGTGGTTTGTCGTCAGCGGCGAAAAGACGGCGGTTATTTCTGGGCAGAACTTACCGGTCACCACTTGCCGCTCGAAGAGAGTCCGGCGGCGATCGTTTTAGCTCGCGATCTAACCGAGCAACGACAGGTCGAGCAAAAATTACAAGACAGCGAAGCCCGCTGGTAA
- a CDS encoding DUF692 domain-containing protein encodes MKHITLSGAGLGLRRELLSAFEADVPDCINFFEVSPENWIDIGGKQGKIFRQLTEEYSFVAHGLSLSIGGPAELDVAFLQRLKAFLDTHHMALYSEHLSYCSDEGHLYDLFPIPFTEEAVRHVAERMRIAQDILERPIALENPSYYVKPVWADMDELAFINAVLDETDCALHLDINNVYVNSLNHHYDATQFINSLPSERVVYGHVAGHELDKSGVIIDTHGQATCVPVWALLDLAYKKFGVFPCLLERDFNLPPLVELLTEIEHIASLQRNNGGMHGRV; translated from the coding sequence ATGAAACACATTACACTATCTGGTGCAGGCTTAGGTTTGCGCCGTGAGCTGTTATCTGCTTTTGAAGCGGATGTTCCAGACTGCATCAATTTTTTTGAAGTTTCCCCTGAAAATTGGATAGATATTGGTGGCAAACAAGGCAAAATTTTTCGGCAGCTGACAGAGGAGTATTCTTTCGTTGCGCACGGCTTGTCGTTATCGATTGGCGGGCCTGCAGAGTTGGATGTCGCCTTTTTACAGCGGCTAAAAGCGTTTTTAGATACTCATCACATGGCATTGTATAGCGAACATTTAAGTTATTGCAGCGATGAAGGGCATCTGTATGATCTTTTTCCCATCCCGTTTACAGAAGAGGCAGTGCGGCATGTTGCCGAGCGCATGCGTATCGCACAAGACATACTGGAGCGGCCGATTGCGCTGGAAAACCCATCTTATTATGTAAAGCCTGTTTGGGCGGATATGGACGAGCTGGCGTTTATTAATGCGGTGCTTGACGAAACAGATTGTGCTTTGCATCTTGATATTAACAATGTCTATGTCAACAGCCTGAATCATCATTACGATGCTACACAGTTTATAAATAGTTTACCGAGCGAACGCGTGGTTTACGGACACGTGGCTGGACACGAGCTGGATAAGTCTGGTGTCATTATCGATACACATGGTCAGGCAACTTGTGTTCCAGTATGGGCGCTATTGGATTTGGCCTATAAAAAATTTGGGGTGTTTCCCTGTCTGTTAGAACGCGATTTTAATCTACCACCCTTGGTGGAATTGTTAACAGAAATTGAGCATATTGCTAGCTTACAACGCAATAACGGAGGGATGCATGGCAGAGTTTAA
- a CDS encoding putative DNA-binding domain-containing protein: protein MAEFKREQQQFLAHLRNPNCAALPAGYDAERSNIYRELLNNRFNDSLQRCFPVTHSLLGESAWQHLLKAFIAEHRCQSPLYRQLPDEFIGFLQTKPIQPYLFELAHFEWVELVLAIAEADTVNIETETAALDWQVASPIFAPVFVILHYDYPVHCIDANYQFTHPSTEPIHILGFRDRDENVQFIECQQATCRLLEILHKSGGTLVSAIAQIAQELEQSDPAVLLSYGIDTLNNLIQQGAILGATIK from the coding sequence ATGGCAGAGTTTAAACGCGAACAACAACAGTTTTTAGCGCATTTACGTAATCCCAACTGTGCAGCTTTACCAGCTGGTTATGATGCTGAACGTAGCAATATTTATAGAGAGTTACTGAATAATAGATTTAATGACAGTTTACAACGCTGCTTTCCAGTTACCCATTCCCTGTTGGGGGAGAGCGCATGGCAACATTTGCTGAAAGCGTTTATTGCCGAACATCGTTGTCAATCGCCATTGTATCGGCAGTTACCAGATGAGTTTATAGGGTTTTTACAAACTAAACCCATCCAACCCTATTTATTCGAATTAGCCCATTTTGAATGGGTAGAGCTGGTGTTAGCCATTGCGGAGGCTGATACGGTAAACATTGAAACAGAGACGGCTGCACTGGACTGGCAGGTAGCCAGCCCGATTTTTGCGCCCGTTTTTGTGATATTGCATTACGATTATCCGGTTCATTGTATCGACGCCAACTATCAATTTACTCACCCATCTACAGAGCCAATCCATATATTGGGTTTTAGAGATAGAGATGAAAATGTGCAGTTTATCGAATGTCAACAGGCAACTTGTCGTTTACTGGAAATTTTACACAAAAGCGGCGGTACGCTAGTCAGTGCCATTGCACAAATTGCACAGGAACTGGAACAAAGTGATCCTGCTGTACTGTTAAGTTATGGTATTGATACCTTAAACAATTTAATACAACAAGGCGCCATTCTGGGCGCAACTATCAAGTGA
- a CDS encoding PAS domain S-box protein, with amino-acid sequence MEGSEQGVWDWDITGNCVFFSKVWKSMLGFNDEEIANRFEEWSERVHPDDLNTAMEAVHRHFRSETPYYQSEIRLRHRSGDYIWILARGIVIGRDKDGSPNRMIGIHQDVTARKKIEKDLLENQAKLSLFIQHAPAALAMFDADMCYLAASERWIEDYHLQGQVILGRCHYEVFPDISEAWKTVHRRGLAGEVIKADQDCFVRTNGEQQWLRWEVRPWLTKENAVGGIAIFAEDITQQKLMESERQRWADAFYHCAQGIVIGNPNNNVIEYCNQAFAALLGYVSPNELKGHLIKDLYAVDNTDTVIKHLQDADRLGQTRYESVYRHVDGSCFEVQVDIVSVKNKDGSLLYRVATVQDISQRKRDAQTLQLQSSALKAAANAIMITDPNGIIEWINPAFTRMTGYSVEEAIGYDVDQLINSNQQNQPNFIEKLQSITLDKIWQGELINRRKDGSFYTEEQLITPVFDDQMIIRHFIAIKQDISLRKQNNQELMQHRNHLEQLVRERTIELEQARQEAERLSKIKSHFLANMSHEIRTPMNAVLGFCYLLAQRSLDRESLDLVRKIHNAGDSLLSIINDILDFSKIEAGRMNIENEPFRLSVLLDELASLMSTLAGRKNLELVITPLYSVDRLQGDKQHLQQVLVNLLGNAIKFTEQGEVELRIESIQTPDNQEALRFLVRDTGIGISREQLAEIFSAFSQADTSISRRFGGTGLGLAICQRLVALMGGNLDVTSQEGIGSEFSFQLPIQSADPIAITAKHLEHMNLLVADDSASSREALSTTIKSLGWRVDTVDSGNAALRQVLMRWQEHNPYDMLLLDWQMPEMGGLATARAIHTALSSRFGEQRKLPIVYMVTAYDRELIAAQPGIENVHSLLSKPVTASVLYSTIAELMERRKDSTKINDLIPSTNVDQHLQGVLALLVDDSEINIQVAQLILESYGAIVYTAFNGQDAVDWLHAHPEEVDIVLMDVQMPVMDGYSATHLIRQDSRWHNLPIVALSAGVLKDEQEQAIAAGMNGFVSKPIDVEYILATIQLLTSSQTSPTNFQVQIQHGTASDVGGSLFDGYSHADTLPDIDFDEGIRQWRNIEVYQTYLHKFVESYATSGHILADLLAAHNKAAASALVHKLKGVAGNLALKKIAAQAEAFEANLKAEIVLNSTLKSLQIAIDQACTAIATWAPNHESPSEISLSTHNPINPGELIELLEQFLQTLDRDNPALSEPVLLQLKSKLPKPEFSEIQSKLSMFDFRSAERLTLAILSKMKMHNNKKK; translated from the coding sequence CTGGAAGGCAGCGAGCAAGGCGTTTGGGACTGGGATATTACTGGTAATTGCGTATTTTTTTCAAAAGTCTGGAAATCCATGCTCGGTTTTAACGATGAGGAAATAGCCAATCGATTTGAAGAGTGGTCAGAACGCGTGCATCCCGATGACCTGAATACAGCGATGGAGGCCGTACACAGACATTTTCGCAGCGAAACCCCTTATTATCAAAGCGAGATCAGGCTGAGACACCGCTCTGGCGATTACATTTGGATACTTGCGCGCGGCATCGTAATCGGGCGCGACAAAGACGGCAGCCCAAACCGCATGATAGGTATTCATCAAGACGTTACGGCACGTAAGAAAATCGAGAAAGACTTACTCGAAAACCAAGCCAAATTAAGCCTGTTTATTCAACATGCGCCAGCTGCGTTGGCGATGTTCGATGCCGACATGTGCTACCTAGCTGCAAGCGAACGCTGGATTGAAGACTATCATCTCCAAGGACAAGTGATCCTTGGCCGCTGCCATTACGAGGTATTTCCAGACATCAGTGAAGCTTGGAAAACAGTGCATCGACGGGGACTGGCCGGTGAAGTGATTAAAGCCGATCAGGATTGTTTCGTTCGCACTAACGGCGAACAGCAGTGGTTGCGCTGGGAAGTCAGACCATGGCTGACCAAAGAAAACGCGGTGGGCGGCATCGCGATCTTTGCCGAGGACATCACCCAGCAAAAACTAATGGAAAGTGAACGACAACGCTGGGCCGACGCCTTTTACCATTGTGCGCAAGGGATTGTCATCGGCAATCCCAACAACAATGTCATCGAATATTGTAATCAAGCCTTTGCAGCTTTGCTAGGTTATGTTTCTCCTAATGAATTAAAAGGCCATCTCATTAAAGACTTGTATGCTGTTGACAATACCGATACGGTTATCAAGCACTTGCAAGACGCAGATCGGCTAGGGCAAACCCGTTATGAATCCGTGTATCGGCATGTCGATGGCTCCTGCTTTGAGGTACAAGTCGATATTGTTAGCGTCAAAAACAAGGACGGCTCCCTACTCTATCGCGTGGCGACCGTTCAGGATATCAGTCAGCGCAAGCGTGACGCTCAAACACTGCAATTACAAAGCAGCGCCCTAAAGGCAGCCGCCAACGCCATTATGATCACCGATCCAAACGGCATTATTGAATGGATTAATCCGGCCTTCACGAGGATGACAGGCTACAGTGTCGAGGAAGCCATCGGCTACGATGTCGATCAACTTATAAATTCCAATCAACAAAACCAACCCAATTTTATTGAAAAGCTGCAGTCGATTACCCTGGACAAAATATGGCAAGGCGAATTGATTAATCGGCGCAAGGACGGTAGTTTTTATACGGAAGAACAGCTCATTACGCCGGTTTTTGATGATCAAATGATCATCCGGCATTTTATTGCCATCAAACAGGACATCAGCCTTCGCAAGCAAAACAATCAAGAACTCATGCAACATCGTAATCATTTAGAACAACTTGTTCGTGAGCGCACTATTGAACTGGAACAGGCGCGTCAAGAAGCCGAACGCTTATCTAAAATTAAATCACACTTTTTGGCGAATATGAGCCACGAAATTCGTACACCTATGAACGCGGTGCTAGGCTTTTGCTATTTATTGGCACAGCGTTCTCTGGATAGAGAAAGCCTGGACTTAGTTCGAAAAATTCATAATGCAGGAGATTCATTGCTGAGCATCATCAATGACATTCTCGATTTTTCTAAAATTGAGGCGGGGCGTATGAACATCGAAAACGAACCTTTCCGCCTATCTGTACTGTTAGACGAATTGGCTTCCTTAATGTCGACCCTCGCGGGCAGAAAAAATTTGGAATTAGTTATCACCCCACTCTATTCTGTCGACCGATTGCAGGGAGATAAACAACACCTTCAGCAAGTATTAGTAAATTTACTCGGCAATGCCATCAAATTTACCGAACAAGGTGAAGTGGAGTTACGTATCGAATCGATTCAAACACCCGATAATCAGGAAGCACTGCGTTTCTTGGTCAGGGATACCGGTATTGGTATTAGTAGGGAACAACTGGCAGAAATTTTCTCGGCTTTTAGTCAGGCTGATACCTCCATTAGTCGCCGCTTCGGTGGTACAGGCTTAGGCTTGGCTATCTGTCAACGTCTGGTGGCATTAATGGGAGGAAATCTTGATGTAACCAGCCAAGAGGGTATCGGCAGCGAGTTTAGTTTCCAATTACCCATACAGAGCGCGGACCCAATAGCAATAACCGCTAAGCATCTGGAGCACATGAATTTGTTGGTAGCCGATGACAGCGCTTCGTCGCGCGAGGCTCTATCTACTACCATTAAAAGTCTAGGCTGGCGAGTCGATACGGTAGACTCCGGCAATGCTGCACTTCGCCAAGTGCTGATGCGTTGGCAGGAACATAACCCGTATGACATGTTATTGCTGGATTGGCAAATGCCGGAAATGGGTGGGTTGGCGACCGCTAGGGCTATTCATACCGCATTATCTAGCCGCTTTGGCGAACAGAGAAAACTGCCAATTGTCTATATGGTGACGGCTTATGATCGCGAATTAATAGCGGCGCAACCCGGCATCGAAAATGTACACAGTTTGCTGAGCAAGCCAGTAACGGCATCGGTGTTATACAGCACCATTGCAGAACTGATGGAACGACGAAAAGATTCCACTAAAATAAACGACCTTATCCCCTCAACTAACGTAGACCAACATCTGCAAGGTGTGCTGGCTTTGCTGGTAGATGACAGCGAAATCAATATTCAAGTTGCTCAGTTGATACTGGAAAGCTACGGAGCCATTGTATATACCGCCTTCAATGGTCAGGACGCGGTGGATTGGTTGCATGCGCACCCCGAAGAAGTTGATATTGTGTTAATGGATGTCCAGATGCCAGTCATGGATGGCTATTCGGCTACTCATTTGATTAGGCAAGACTCGCGCTGGCATAATTTACCGATCGTTGCGCTCTCCGCCGGCGTTCTAAAAGATGAACAAGAACAAGCGATTGCGGCAGGTATGAACGGTTTTGTTTCTAAACCTATAGACGTCGAGTATATCCTGGCAACCATTCAACTTTTGACCAGTTCCCAGACGTCGCCGACAAATTTTCAGGTGCAAATACAACATGGGACGGCATCAGACGTAGGAGGTTCCCTATTCGATGGCTACAGTCATGCTGATACATTACCCGACATTGATTTTGATGAGGGCATTCGACAATGGCGTAATATTGAAGTCTATCAAACTTATTTACACAAATTTGTTGAGAGCTATGCAACCAGTGGACACATTCTAGCTGATTTACTAGCCGCGCATAACAAGGCCGCCGCATCAGCTTTGGTACATAAGCTCAAAGGCGTTGCCGGTAATCTGGCTTTGAAAAAAATCGCGGCTCAAGCTGAAGCATTTGAAGCAAATTTAAAAGCCGAAATTGTTTTAAATTCAACATTAAAATCGCTACAAATTGCTATTGATCAAGCCTGCACAGCCATCGCGACCTGGGCTCCAAATCATGAATCTCCTTCTGAAATTAGCCTTTCAACGCATAATCCGATTAATCCGGGAGAACTGATCGAACTTCTGGAACAATTTTTACAAACACTTGACAGAGACAATCCAGCCCTTTCAGAACCTGTGCTGTTACAATTAAAGAGTAAACTGCCGAAACCAGAATTCTCTGAAATTCAATCGAAACTATCGATGTTCGATTTTCGCTCGGCGGAGCGTCTGACACTAGCAATATTAAGTAAAATGAAGATGCATAATAATAAGAAAAAGTGA
- a CDS encoding DoxX family protein produces the protein MNPSSNSSTCKRGSLAPFLVFPKCIQCWLNYEGNTYAPLALRLFLAYEFLEAGLEKLSGENWFSELVFPFPFNLLSADMNWMLSTGLEIIGPITLILGLATRFFSLALIVLTLIAIATVHWPTEWHTLQELWKGYVFTDQGYGNYKLPLIYVFMLVSLVFSGAGKLSLDAWLFYRNEPATKWIKPK, from the coding sequence ATGAATCCTAGCAGCAATTCATCTACATGCAAGCGTGGTTCTTTAGCACCATTTCTAGTGTTCCCTAAATGCATCCAATGTTGGCTAAACTATGAGGGCAACACCTATGCACCACTAGCACTTAGATTATTCTTAGCTTATGAATTTTTAGAAGCCGGATTAGAAAAGTTATCGGGCGAAAACTGGTTCTCTGAATTGGTGTTTCCGTTCCCATTCAATTTATTATCAGCCGATATGAATTGGATGCTTTCCACGGGCTTAGAAATAATTGGGCCTATTACCTTGATACTAGGTTTAGCCACCCGTTTTTTTAGTTTAGCTTTAATTGTATTAACCCTTATCGCCATTGCAACGGTGCATTGGCCAACTGAATGGCATACCCTGCAGGAATTATGGAAAGGCTATGTGTTTACCGATCAGGGCTACGGAAACTATAAATTGCCGTTGATCTATGTTTTCATGCTAGTATCATTAGTATTTAGCGGCGCAGGAAAATTAAGTTTGGATGCGTGGCTTTTTTACCGTAATGAGCCAGCCACTAAATGGATAAAGCCCAAATAA